A stretch of Chitinophagales bacterium DNA encodes these proteins:
- a CDS encoding ribonuclease H-like domain-containing protein, giving the protein MLDNIHLNNLICIDIETVPGYPDFESVPLELKELYLNKSARLKAENESKEDQYFNHASIYAEFGKIVCISIGIFNPGKQEMERFRIKSFAGSDEKILLQLFTELLNTYYKKPDKYFFCGYNIKEFDIPYLCRRMLINGLELPKVLDISGKKPYEVYAVDIMQLWRFGDYKHFTSLKLLSAVMGIASPKDDLDGKDVGKVFWKENDLSRIVTYCQKDVITVAQLLLRFKGLPLLNNDDYKIVE; this is encoded by the coding sequence ATGCTCGATAACATTCACCTCAACAATCTTATCTGTATTGATATTGAAACAGTGCCGGGTTACCCCGATTTTGAATCTGTTCCTCTTGAATTAAAAGAACTTTATCTTAACAAGTCTGCTCGTCTTAAAGCAGAAAATGAATCGAAGGAAGATCAGTATTTTAACCATGCAAGTATATATGCTGAGTTTGGAAAAATCGTCTGTATCTCTATTGGGATTTTTAATCCCGGGAAACAGGAAATGGAAAGATTCCGCATTAAATCATTTGCCGGAAGTGATGAAAAGATATTGCTGCAATTATTTACAGAACTATTAAATACTTATTATAAAAAGCCTGATAAATATTTTTTTTGCGGATATAACATTAAGGAGTTTGATATTCCCTACTTATGCCGCCGAATGCTGATTAATGGATTAGAACTACCAAAAGTGCTGGACATTTCCGGCAAAAAACCATATGAAGTATATGCTGTTGACATTATGCAGCTATGGCGTTTCGGGGATTATAAACATTTTACAAGTCTAAAGCTGCTCTCAGCAGTAATGGGAATAGCATCTCCCAAAGATGATTTGGACGGGAAAGATGTTGGAAAAGTTTTCTGGAAGGAGAATGATTTATCGCGCATTGTCACCTATTGCCAGAAAGATGTAATTACTGTGGCACAGCTTCTTCTCAGGTTTAAGGGCCTTCCATTACTGAATAATGATGATTATAAGATCGTAGAATAA
- a CDS encoding lipocalin family protein: protein MKNKISCLLVFFLIIGGCKNGEKSGAASGATFSEVVAGSNQKTWRATDETTSQGNNDKLSHSEKKEYITFFNNGNMVMGGEGVERKGTWKNEGSTLSLQFSGEGVSENFTILEWNTKSLKLRAADGSELTMKPD, encoded by the coding sequence ATGAAAAACAAAATCTCCTGTTTACTCGTCTTTTTTCTTATTATCGGCGGGTGTAAAAATGGTGAAAAGTCCGGCGCTGCGTCAGGTGCTACTTTCAGCGAAGTGGTTGCTGGCAGTAACCAGAAGACATGGCGTGCTACAGATGAAACCACCTCACAGGGAAATAACGATAAGCTTAGCCACAGTGAAAAAAAAGAATACATCACGTTTTTTAATAATGGAAATATGGTGATGGGCGGTGAAGGCGTGGAGCGGAAAGGAACATGGAAGAATGAAGGAAGCACTTTGAGCCTACAATTTAGCGGTGAAGGTGTTTCGGAAAATTTTACCATACTTGAATGGAATACCAAGAGCCTCAAACTCCGTGCGGCAGATGGCTCTGAGCTTACCATGAAGCCTGATTAA
- a CDS encoding phage holin family protein: MHFIFELLLDAGVLLIVAYLLPSVYVKNYGTAIAVSLVIGVLNATIGFLLRLPINVVTLGLLSFFVRLIVMAIIIKIVDSLFKGFEVKNFAAAVLLASILAVVGTLATNIF; encoded by the coding sequence ATGCATTTTATTTTTGAACTTTTGCTGGATGCCGGAGTATTGCTGATTGTCGCATATTTATTACCCAGCGTGTACGTCAAAAATTATGGGACCGCTATTGCCGTATCTCTTGTAATCGGTGTTTTGAATGCAACCATTGGATTTTTGCTCCGGTTGCCTATTAATGTTGTAACTCTCGGACTGCTTTCTTTTTTTGTCCGGCTCATTGTGATGGCGATAATTATCAAAATTGTTGACAGTCTGTTCAAGGGCTTCGAAGTAAAGAACTTTGCTGCTGCCGTATTACTTGCATCCATTCTCGCTGTAGTCGGAACTTTAGCAACCAATATTTTTTAA
- a CDS encoding LysM peptidoglycan-binding domain-containing protein has protein sequence MGLLDFLKKKGDEKPVEQPKVTANTPNVSAAPQAATVKREYVIKSGDTLSKIAKEYYGQADDWKKIFEANKDVIKNPDKIFPGQKIIIP, from the coding sequence ATGGGACTACTGGATTTCTTAAAAAAAAAGGGGGATGAAAAACCTGTTGAGCAGCCAAAGGTTACTGCGAATACTCCTAATGTTTCTGCGGCTCCACAGGCAGCTACAGTAAAGCGGGAATATGTTATTAAAAGTGGTGATACACTATCAAAAATTGCCAAAGAGTACTATGGCCAAGCCGATGACTGGAAAAAAATATTTGAGGCAAATAAAGATGTAATCAAAAATCCCGATAAAATTTTTCCGGGACAGAAAATTATCATACCCTAA